The following are encoded together in the Deltaproteobacteria bacterium genome:
- a CDS encoding DNA-3-methyladenine glycosylase yields MRSIIKIRSSSSTIDVASRLLGHYLVHETAEGTTVGRIVETEAYLADDPAC; encoded by the coding sequence ATGCGTTCGATCATTAAAATCCGTTCCTCCTCTTCGACAATCGACGTCGCCTCCCGACTGCTGGGCCATTACCTGGTCCATGAAACAGCGGAAGGAACGACGGTGGGGAGAATTGTGGAAACCGAAGCCTATCTTGCCGACGACCCGGCCTGTC